One region of Deltaproteobacteria bacterium genomic DNA includes:
- the cglF gene encoding adventurous gliding motility protein CglF — protein MSLLKNTVFILLIMAGLVATGAVLFTKIASAEEVVYQKNQVVDFGDDTIEGDLSKPDGQYLESQKKLRHQRLIKIRDNFKPEILHSVQDL, from the coding sequence ATGTCATTACTAAAAAACACCGTTTTTATTTTGCTCATAATGGCGGGTTTGGTTGCCACTGGAGCAGTATTATTTACCAAAATCGCTAGTGCAGAAGAAGTAGTTTATCAGAAAAATCAAGTAGTCGACTTTGGTGATGATACAATTGAAGGCGATTTATCAAAACCAGATGGGCAGTACCTTGAAAGTCAAAAAAAGCTAAGGCATCAAAGATTAATTAAAATTAGGGACAATTTTAAGCCAGAAATCTTGCATTCAGTACAAGATCTCTAA
- a CDS encoding tetratricopeptide repeat protein gives MMKRRLSTYLILAFALVLISGCGSRQKNTSQAVAGKTSSNTTKPTATNTKKVASKSDVEQADTKFLDLSKEIEKLGKGESVDQAWLEEKLNEILSIDPDFIAARFNLAVLKERNNDKESARRIYEQIVNENPNFAPAQENLAAFAVSEGKLDQALSIYRKIVASSPKNVTSRLALARLLITKKKYKNAIELCRKALQQKADAIEAFRILAKSYVELQNLPMAELIIGRGLKVNKDDVELHYLTAEILLGKGELAAGVNKLKEIITIDPKSIKVRAKLAQIALQYRDYGNAVQQFDAIIKEDPNNRPALIDLAVAYKGIGRFDQAEKIYKELLNKNANDATCLWNLAVLYQYHLNRYDEAIANYKKFKSIARADDQDANSVDKLIAEIEKQKNDLAAAKAREEREQKKIAATRAACQAINGGKKPDVKSIGNDKERIEVGWQLIVDAQTAIQNGDVAAGESIVKCAFAVIPDTPGAKIEACAPMHVMWTQILYQLGRPQDALISVREGLKCDPNNPDAQLAEQQLIEILGKQGNTVEEAAPTDDNDNKGKSKKGNRGSKKRKVK, from the coding sequence ATGATGAAGCGCCGTTTATCTACATATCTGATATTGGCTTTTGCGTTAGTTCTAATTAGCGGTTGTGGAAGCAGGCAAAAGAACACTAGCCAAGCAGTTGCTGGCAAAACCTCTAGCAATACTACAAAACCAACAGCTACTAATACTAAAAAAGTTGCATCAAAAAGTGATGTTGAACAAGCAGATACCAAATTTTTAGATTTATCTAAAGAGATTGAGAAGTTGGGCAAGGGTGAGTCAGTTGATCAAGCTTGGCTTGAAGAAAAATTAAATGAGATACTTAGTATAGACCCTGATTTTATTGCAGCTCGTTTTAACCTTGCAGTACTCAAAGAAAGAAACAATGATAAAGAGTCAGCACGTCGTATTTACGAGCAAATAGTTAATGAAAATCCTAATTTTGCACCAGCACAAGAGAATTTAGCAGCCTTTGCTGTTAGTGAAGGTAAACTTGACCAAGCATTATCAATTTACCGTAAAATTGTTGCATCATCTCCTAAAAATGTAACTTCACGCCTTGCTCTGGCGCGATTATTAATTACCAAGAAAAAATATAAAAATGCTATCGAGTTATGTCGAAAAGCCCTGCAGCAAAAAGCTGATGCTATTGAAGCCTTTAGAATCTTAGCGAAGAGTTATGTTGAGCTGCAAAATTTGCCAATGGCGGAATTAATCATTGGACGTGGATTAAAGGTAAATAAAGATGATGTTGAGTTGCATTATTTAACGGCAGAAATTTTATTAGGTAAAGGAGAACTAGCTGCTGGAGTAAATAAGCTTAAAGAAATTATTACAATTGATCCTAAATCTATAAAAGTTCGTGCTAAATTAGCTCAAATAGCCTTGCAATATCGTGACTATGGTAATGCGGTACAACAATTTGACGCTATTATTAAAGAAGATCCTAACAATAGACCAGCTCTTATTGATTTAGCAGTCGCTTACAAAGGCATAGGCCGGTTTGATCAAGCTGAAAAAATATATAAAGAACTACTAAATAAGAACGCAAATGATGCTACTTGTCTATGGAACTTGGCGGTTCTTTATCAATATCACTTAAATCGTTACGACGAAGCTATTGCAAACTATAAGAAATTTAAGAGCATTGCCAGAGCTGATGATCAAGATGCTAACTCAGTTGATAAATTGATTGCTGAGATTGAAAAACAGAAAAATGATCTTGCTGCTGCAAAAGCACGTGAAGAGCGAGAACAGAAAAAAATTGCAGCTACGCGTGCTGCTTGCCAAGCTATCAATGGAGGCAAAAAACCAGATGTTAAATCTATTGGTAACGATAAAGAACGAATCGAAGTTGGATGGCAGCTAATAGTTGACGCTCAAACAGCTATTCAAAACGGTGATGTGGCAGCTGGTGAGAGTATCGTTAAATGCGCATTTGCTGTTATTCCGGATACTCCCGGAGCAAAAATCGAAGCTTGCGCACCTATGCATGTAATGTGGACACAAATTCTTTACCAACTAGGTCGTCCGCAAGACGCATTAATTTCGGTTCGCGAAGGACTTAAATGCGATCCTAATAATCCCGATGCACAATTAGCCGAACAACAATTAATAGAAATTCTTGGTAAACAGGGAAATACTGTTGAAGAAGCTGCTCCAACCGATGATAATGATAATAAGGGTAAATCCAAGAAAGGAAATAGGGGAAGTAAAAAACGTAAGGTTAAGTAG